The DNA sequence CATAAGATTTGAGTGTCTCCGCTCCCACTGAAAGGGACACCAGAGGCTCATCTAAGTCCTGAGTTAACTGATACAAAGATGGTTCCGAAGTGGCAATATTCATATTATTAAGAGCAATTATATTGCTGATCAAACAAAAGGAAGAAATACAGATACTGATAAATATTTAGGTTTAGACTAGGAAAATAATTTCAATAAGATGAGCCAACAATAATCAACAACTATTACAGACAAGTGCTTAAAGTGGCAACTACTGAACGAGCTAAAGCTGCTAGATGATAGCCACCTTCTAATCCAAACAGAGGATATTTGGTAATATTTAACACATATTCTGTGAGTATTTGGTAATCTTCAGGCTGTAGCATGATCCCAGCTAAGGGGTCACTATCATTGGCGTCATAACCTGCGCTGACAATTAGCAAATCTGGTTGCCAATTGTTAAAAAATGGCATAACTTCTTGTTCAAATAAGCGTTGATAATCGGCGATCGCACTGCCTGTCTTGAGGGGAAGATTGAGGATGTTCTGATATTCGCCACTAATGGCTTTTTCTGTACCTGTACCTGGATAGCAAGGATGTTGATGCAGCGAACAATAAGCAATATTGGGGTTATCTCTAACGATCGCCTCAGTGCCGTTACCATGATGGACATCCCAGTCTAAAATACCGACTCGTTGAATTTGCGGTTTGCTTAAAGCATAATGAGCAGCGATCGCCGCATTAGAAAATAGACAAAAACCCATTGCTGTATCCCTGGTAGCATGATGTCCTGGAGGACGTGCCAGCACAAAAGCAGGCTGCTGATTTAAAACCCGATCGACTCCATCTAACCAAGCACTCACCGCTAATAGAGCCACATCATAACTTCTTGCCGATATTGGTGTATCCCCGTCTAAATATCCCCCACCCTGTTCAGCAACTCGTTGAATTCGTTGAATATGTTCTAGGGTATGAATTTGCTGGACATAAGCTAGTACATTTCGCGAGTTAACTGGAGTAGGCAATCGCCATTCAAGCCGATCTTCCCATTCAACCGCTTTTAAAGCCTCAGCGATCGCTGTTAGTCGTTTTGCTTTTTCTGGATGTCCATAACCTGTGTCGTGTTCTAGAAATTCTGGAGAGTAAATCACCGAAATCATCGCTGTTTTAAGTTCAAGACTAGGGGTATCTTGTTTTAACCTTAAATAGTTTTTCCAACTTGCGATCGCAATATCACAATTTATTTACACTGTTTAGACAAAGTAAGTAGGTGGGTGTAATTAAATTGGAAATGAGGTTAGGGAGTAACAAGTAACGAGTAACGAGTAACGAGTAACAAGTAACAAATAGCTCTAAGGGTAAGGGTTTGATAACGAAGTGTATCCTTTAGGATAAATTATTTTGCCTACCTACTTATAGCCAGACGTAAAAACGTTAGAACATTTTGCAATGACTCTACTACCTACTACCTATATGCGAAGCGGTATCTCCAACTATGCGACTTGTGCCGCTTAGTTCGGTAGACAAGTCCTTTAGGACTACCCACTACCTACTACCTACTACCTACTAATTTTCTTTCCTTTGAGCAAATCTGAGTTTAGCCGATCGCGATCGCGGATTAGCTCTTTGTTCATCTCTGTCTGCGGTAATGGGTTTTTTGGTGATTACCTCTAATAGTTCGCTGTTACGAAAGCAGTGTTTGACGATCCGATCTTCGAGGCTATGGAAACTAATAATTCCAATTTTACCGCCTGGTTTCAGCCAATTCGGAGCTTGGGCAATAAATTTCTCTAACGACTTTAATTCTTGATTGACCTCAATTCTTAACGCCTGAAACGTACGAGTAGCAGGATGTATCCTCCCATGACGATACTTGCCTGGAACAGTGCTGGCGATCGCCTCAGCTAATTCGGTGGTAGTTTGGAAAGGGCGTTGCTGGACAATTTTTTTAGCAATGCGACGAGAGAATCTTTCCTCGCCATATTCATAGATCAGATCTGCGAGGGATACTTCTTTCCAGTGATTCACAATCTCGGCTGCGGTAGTTCTTTGAGAGCGATCCATGCGCATATCTAGAGGAGCAGTATTACGAAAACTAAAGCCTCGTTCAGCCAGATCTAGCTGAGGGGAACTTACACCTAAATCAGCAATAATACCGTCAAATAAAATATCTTTTGGTTGATAATCTGCAAAGTTACCCTGCCAAAATTCTAGCTGCTGAGGATAATAATTAGCTAGTCTTGCTTTAACTGCGGCGATCGCCGTTTCGTCTCGATCGATGGCGATTAGCTGGATTTGTTGACCCTGATTGAGAATTAACTCACTATGTCCCCCTCCTCCTGCCGTAGCATCCAAATATTTTCCTGCTGGCAAAATATCTAATCCAGCAATTAATTCGCGACTCAGCACAGAAAGGTGCTTAAATGTGGCTAGTTTCTGTGCATCCACAGTATTTGTCTCCTGAAAATCTTAATTAAGATTTTATAACCTAAGTTGTGCCAGATGCTAACTTAATTAGAATTTGCGGGTACAATAAACAGTGTGTAGGATGATCGAGCTTTGCTTAATTGTCTCTACTTCATATATATCAACTATAACTTAGCTGAATTTATCAGATTCACACATGGAAGTCAGCCAGCGCTCAGGGCCAGTAGACGAACCTCCTGGTCATAGGTGGGCAGGAATTTTAGGAACAAGCGTGGCAATTGTCACCCTCACTCTTCCTTTGATCATGATTGCCTCCTATTCACCGTCGGGAAGTAATGCGCAACCCGTTCCTCAGTTAACATATCAAACTCAAGTTAGAGCGAACCCAATGGAATAAAGAAGAATTACCACGCTACAGGTTCTTTATTTATTAAAGCGTTGGGCAAAATTGAATACGCATCTATTCAGCTGAGAATAAAGACTCAATCCTGAATAGGATCGGGCAGCTTAAATTAGAATAGCTAACTTTTAGCTGTGATACAAGATAGCTGTTTTCTCAGGCAAAAAACATTTAAAATACCTAATGTTTGCGTGAGAGAAATAACTATGAATAAAATTACACAGCACAGACTAGTTTTAGCGAGTATATTTCTAATTACGCTGCTATTGAGCGCCAGAACATCCTGGGCAAAACCAAATGTCAACCAAATGCTGGCATTACATCGTCACGACTATCCGACTCCTACAGCGATCGCTTTAATCGAACCGCAAGTTCCTGTAACTACCGAATCAGTCGAATATGTCACTATAGACGGACAGGCAATCAAAGGTTATTATGCCTATCCTCAAAATATGACCAAGCCTCTGCCTGGAATCTTAGCTATTCATGAATGGTGGGGATTAAATGAAAATATCGAAGCAATGGCTCGTCGCTTGGCAGGGGAAGGTTATCAAGTGCTAGCAGTAGATTTGTATCAGGGACAAATAGCCGATACTCCCGAACAAGCTAGTCAATTAGTTAAAGAGGTAGCCAATAATCCCTTTGGTGCTGAAGCAAATATTGCTAAAGCCTATGACTATTTAGTAAGCAAGAAAAAAGCTACTTCTGTAGCTTCGATTGGCTGGTGTTTTGGCGGTAGTTGGTCTCTAGAAACTGCTTTATTATTTCCCCAAGAATTAGATGCTGCGGTGATTTACTATGGTGGAGAGGTGGGAGAAAAAACGGCTGAGGAACTCAGTACCCTAGAAATGCCCATTTTAGGCATCTTTGGCGCGGAAGATAGCTCTATTCCTCTAGAAACAGTAGACCAATTGCGATCGACTCTCAAAAAGCTAGATAAAAAGGCAGAGATTCTAGTGTATGAAAATGCAGGACACGCTTTTGCCAATCCCTCTGGTCAAAACTATGTTCCAGAAGCAGCCGAAAAAGCCTGGAATAAAACCACTAAGTTTCTAAGTCAGTATCTAAACTAATTTACTTGGTTACGATCATTATTAATTCTTCAACGCAGAGAGGTCTAATGCCTCAAAATCTTGCAGAAACTCCAGTAAACGAGTTGCAATACTGTCTACTCCTTGTGGTGCGTTAGATTCAATATTTAGCGGTATAACTGGATCGTGTAGGGAAAGGCGCAATAAAAACCAGCCATCTTCTGTGGGAGAATTACAGGATATTCTAACTCCTTCGTAGTTGTTGGGTACCACTGTCCAATCAGATTGGGAACTAGCAAACTCCTGAAGTTGGGCAATTACTCGATCGCCATAGGCTTGAAAATCCTCAGCCTTAATCTTTAAGCGAAATTCTTCACTTGTCACTGGCTCTTTTAAATCGGTAATTAAATCTGTTAATAATTTTCCCTGCTGCTTAGTTTTAGCTAGTTCAACCAGTAGCTTAGTGGCCAAATATGCTCCATCATCGAGGAAATAATTCTCTTTCATTGCCCCATGTCCAGAAGTTTCGATCGCCAGCCAGGATTCAACTCCAGAATCATTTAAGCGAATTGACTCTTCAATGACATTTTTATAACCACGTTTAAAACGATGATGCTTACCCCCCAAATGCTCGATAAACTGGGTTAAACCATCAGAAGTAATCGAATCCGTAACTACAGTAGAGCCTGGATATTGCTGTAAAACGATCGCTGAAATTAAAGCAATCAGCCGATTACGATTTAGCTCATTTCCCTGGTGATCTACGGCAGCCACGCGATCGACATCCGTATCAAAAATAATGCCAAAATCAGCTTGATGATGAACTACCGCTTGGCAAATTGATGTCATCGCCTCTTGATTTTCAGGGTTAGGAATATGATTGGGAAACATGCCGTCAGGATCGAGAAATTGACTCCCTGTAATATCCGCACCTAGAGGTTGCAACACTTTGTCAGCATAAAACCCTCCTGCACCATTGCCAGCATCAACGACTATTTTCAAGCCAGTTAAAGGTTGCTCAAAATGATCGGGATGGTTAACCCCTTGACGTACCGTATCGACTAATCTAGCTGCATAGATGGAGATAAAGTCTCGACTGCTAATTTTTCCCTGATTAACGTTGCTCAGAAAGTTTCCTGTAGCTGCAATATTTAAAGCAATATTGAGAATCTCAGTAATATCAGACTTACCCAAACCTCCTTGAGGAGTAAAAAACTTCAGACCATTACGGTTAAAAGGTAGATGGCTAGCGGTTAACATAATTGCCCCATCACAGTTAAATCCTGGGGTTACCGTACTCATAAACATGGCGGGAGTGGAAGCAAGGTCGAAATTATAAACTTGACAACCTGCGATCGCAATTCCCTCAATCACAGCTTGGCTTAAGCTTTCCCCCGAAAGGCGACTATCCCTACCAATAGCAATAGTTAAATCTGTAGCGGGTTGATTACCTTGTTGCGTGAGCCACTGGACAAAAGCATTACCGAGGATTTTCACCACTTCAGGAGTTAAATTAACCGCTTCATCAGCAACCCCTGCTAAAGCCACGCCACGGATATCCGAGCCATTTTGTAACTTTTGCCAATCAATAGTATTAATCGTTTGCATAGTTAAAACCAAATTTATGATGGGTAGTTAAATTTTGCCCAGAGAGATTCACGCGCCAACACCATATATTAGTAGATATAGATCGCTAAAAATCCTGATTGAGATTAAAAAATAATTATGCCTCTAATTAAAATTCAGTCCTCTGTCTCCCCATCCGAAGCCACGGTCAAAAGCTTATTAACTAGCTTATCTAGTAGTTTGGCAAAACATCTGAGTAAACCAGAATCTTACGTCATGACTGCTTTTGAAAGTGATGCGACCATGACCTTTGGTGGCACATTTGAACCTGCCTGTTATGTAGAAATTAAAAGTATTGGCAGTATGAGTCCAGACCAAACTAAGGCAATGAGTCAAGATTTTTGTGGTCAAATTAGCGATCAATTAGCTATTCCTGTTAACCGCATTTATCTTGAATTTGCCGATGCCAAGGGTTATATGTGGGGTTGGAATGAGTCCACTTTTGGTTAATATCTGGAGTTTAGGCTAAAAACACTCGTTAGCATACAATTGAGCCATTTTGAACTAGCTCAATTACAAAATTAAACCCAAAAAATAAAGTCTAAACAATCACTTTTTTCGCTGATTGGCGATCGCATTTAATGTAACTTTTTCTCCTTCGGTAATGTTATCAGGGAGCTTAATTTCAGGTGTTGAATTATGGATAGAGAAGAATTGCTCAAAAGATATGCTGCTGGGGAAAGAGATTTTACTGGGGTTGACTTGAGTGGAGCTAACTTGATGGAAGTCGCTTTGGAAGATATTATCTTTGAAAATGCTATCCTGCGAGGCACTAAATTCAAATGGTCTCTTCTGGATAGAGCTATTTTCAGGAACGCCAACCTGGAAAATGCCAATTTTATGCTTGCCCACCTCGAAGGGGCTGATTTTCGTGGAGCTAATCTCAGAAACTGTATTATTGTCGAAACTACTTTGATTCGAGCCAACTTCAAGGGAGCTATTGGTGCTGGATATGTCCCTGCTGGTGGATATACCTACAAAACTATTCTGCCCGACGGAAGTATTGATACCTGTAGCGATCCTGGAAGAGACCGAGCTATCGCCGAGGGAAGAACTGGTTTCTGGGACAGTGAGTAGTGAAGCTTGTGGACTACTAGGGAGATCGCCGATCTCGTAGGTTGGGTAGAGCAAAGCGAAACCCAACAACAGATAGACAAAGCGCTCGTGGACTGATGGAATACCGTCGCTCAAGATCTCCAGGAAGCACTTATTTTTTACTCTTGTGACTCATAATCGTCGTCCTCTTCTGTGCTAACCAGAAAACAATAATTTGTTACGAGATTCATTAATTGGTGCGAAGTAAGTTTTTGTTGGGTTTCGCGGACTCTACCCAACCTACTAGCGCGTCCACTTTAATTTGTTGGGTTAAAATAATCAAAATCCGTAGAGTGGGCATTGCCCACCCTACTTAAATGAACCCAGTACTTTAGCCTAGACGCGCTACTACAAGGTCAGCGATCACACTGTTATGCTTGCTTCGGCTAGTTGTCCTTGAGGGAGGTCGGTGATTTGGAAATCGACATCTAGCGATGTTTGTGATTTGAGTAAGTCTGACCAGATCTTGGTTGCGCTATTATTTAGTTCATCAATTATTTGAGGAGTTGAATTATGGATAGAGAAGAATTGCTCAGAAGGTATGCTGCTGGCGAAAGAGATTTTACTAGTGCCAATCTGCGACGTGTCGAGTTGCAATATGTCAGTTTGAGTGGAATTAATCTCAGTGGAGTCGATTTGTCTGAAGCTCGTTTGTTTCGTATCGATCTGAGAGGGGCTAATTTGTGTGGAGCCAATCTGGCTGATACCATCATTGAAGATGTCGATCTGAGAGGGGCTAATTTATGTGGAGCCAATCTGGATGGCACTCAAATTAGAAGATCCTCCATGGAAAAAGCCAACTTCGAGAATGCTATTTTTGTAAGAACTGGAATGGACGACTCTCGGATCGATGAAGCTAATCTTAGAGGTGTTATATTCGGCGAAACGTTTTTCACTAGATGTGTTTTCGGTGATGCTATTGTAGATATCAACGAACTTCGTGGTTGTTATTTGACCCAAACTAGTTTGCCCGATGGCGAAATCGTTACTAATGTCATCCAAGATTAAGCTAGAGCGATCTCCGATCTTGTAGGTTGGGTAGAGTCCGCGAAACCCAACAAATATCAATAATATCAACTTATTCCATACCAATAAGAAAATCAAAAACCAAAGGAGAACTTCCCCAGTCAGGATCGTAAACACCACGCTGCACATAACGATGAAAACTGGAATATTGCCAATCTTTAGGGGACAAAACCAACCCATGCTTTACAGGGTTGTAATGAATATAATCCACTTGACATCCTCACCGGGGTAAACCCACGGTGATTCCCAAACCTCACGATTTGAGTTTCTGTTTCATAGCAACTGCCTCTACCCGCAAGGAGTTTTATGGTCTTACGTTCGCTCCACAGACTATTCCCGCTAGCCCAGCGGTTCTTACGTGTCGATAGTTACAAAGAAATATCTATGTGTTTTGTTGATTCCAAGGTTGTCTCCATTGCCCCGTCCTCTTTTCCCGGTCTACCGATTTTGCTGCGCCGCCAGCACAGGGCTGAACTTCGCTCGTGTAGGCTGTCTGATCCATCGTCACGGGTGGGTCGTTGACCAATGCTATTATACCAAAAATCAATCTAAAGCCGTCCTTTTAGGACGGGGTTTCTACCCAAATTTCTGATGACGGTTAAAATCCTGCTCATCTCGGATTAAATGTTCTCAAAAACGCCTTTGCCAGATTGCCTTTTCCTGTTTGCTTTGTCTCGAAGCCGAAAGTTGTCCTTGATATTGGAGATCGCATCGACGGCTAAACCAACTTTTAATCAAACGCCAACGAGTTGAAAAATCTGCATCCTCTGGTGGTAACGTCCATAAACAATGAAGATGATCGGGTAAAATTACAATGGCATCAATTGTAAAAGGGTGTTTTGTGATTACTCTTTTGAATGAATCTCGTAACAAATTAATGTTTTCTGGTTGGCACAGAATAGGACGACGATTATGAGTAACAAGAGTAAAGAAATAGCTACTTCCTGGGGATCTTGAGCGACGATATTCCATGATAGCCTTGGATGTTTGCCGTTGGGTTTCGCTTCGCTCTACCCAACCTACACTGATGTCCTACCACGATCAATTTTAAAATATAGCAATACTAGACAATGTTAGGACGTTTTTTTACTACTACCTACTACCTACTACCTACGAGCCGATCACCCTAATTGCCCTAAGCTAATTTTGTACGGCTATACCCACCCTGCCGCGTATTAATCAAGCGATCGCTTTTATAGATTAATTAAATTTCATCCCAGCCGCCAACGCCAGAAGACATGACGTAACTAGTAACTCCAGCCTCAAAGAAGTTAGCTTTCGTGTGACCTTCTTTTTTGGTGTCGGAAAATCTTTCTAGGTGTCGATAAGGACTCTTCTTATATTGTTCATCATTGTATAGAGGCTCTAAACCAATGGAACGCAGACGCATATTTGCCATATACTTCGTATAATGTGCGGTACTACTTTCGGTAATACCCAATACACTGTCACCAACAATATGATTTGTCCACAGGCATTCATGCTGCACTGCGGTATCAAACATTTCATAAATTTGCTCGAGAGAGTGAGGGAATAGCTGCATCGCTTCTGGTAGAAGTTTTTGATAGAGTCGAACATGAGAAAGTTCATCGCGGTTGATCATCTTGAAGATATCCGCGCTACCTGGCATCAGCATCCGCGAGGCTAGATTATAGAAGTAGATAAAACCGTTATAAAAATAAATGCCTTCGAGTAAGTAATCTGCCAGCAAAGAGACGAAGTAGTTTTCGGGAGTCGGATTATCTATATACTTTTGATAAATTGAAGCGATAAACTCACAACGGTCTGAAAGTATTTTATCAGTACGCCAAAACTCATAAACACTGCTACGGCGATCGCCTGGAATTACAGTTTCGATAATATACTGATAACTTTGGTTATGCATTCCTTCTTGGGAAATTTGTTCTGCCATACAGACGCTGACTTCTGGTGCAGTAACGCAGCTTTTGATATGAGGAATGTTGCAGGTTTGTACTGAATCTAAGAAGGTTAAATAGCTCAAAATGCCATCGTAGGCACGACGTTCTTCTTTAGTTAAATTCCAATAATCGGTAACATCTTGAGTCAAGTCCAGCTTTTGAGGAATCCAAAAGTTTTCGCGCATCTGCTGATATAAACCAGTCGCCCAAGAATAACGTACATCGTTAAGCTGCATTAGGTTAGTAGTATTGCCAAACCAGATCGAACGGTTCTCTACGCGATCGTCTCCCCCTGGATTAAAAATGGGGTTAGCTGACATAGTGTTTCGAGGAGGAGAAGGGAGAAGCTCTGGCACCTCCTCAAGATGTTCGTGCTGAGATAAAAATGAAGTCATAAAAGTTTTTGATTTATTATTTAAATAATGCGCTACATACGGTGCTATAGCATAACAAATATTCGCTTAAGAACACTAGTGTATCTAAACGCAAAATTATTGATTAAAAATCAAAAGTAGTACGTAATGCTCCTACATAAAGTGTGTCATTATTGCTGTTATTTTCTGGATTAAAAATCGTCCAGAAACTTGGGGTTACTGAGATATTATCGTTGACCCGCAAGCGATAAAACGCTTCGATATGGTAGGCATTATTATTTTCTTTACGCACATCACTAGAATTTACGTGTGGTGGCACACCAACCAGAATTCCTGGTAAATTACCTTCACCTCCAAAATCAGGAAAAGAAAGACCAACTGCGCCATACCAACTCTGAGCATTATCACCCTGGTTGACAAAAAAAGAATCTGTTTCACCTATTCCGTTATCAAGATTACTCAAATTAGAGTTTTCAGCATTTGCCCAAGTATATCCACCCCAAGCATGAATTTGAAATTGCTCGGAAAACTGGTAAAATCCTTGGGTGGCAATAATATGATTGGAAGTGGCAATGTTATCCCCAAAGGGAGATATAGCCAGAATACTCCCCGTACCACCAGTCAGATTAACTTCCCCACCAGGACTATAACCATGAGAGTAAGCAAGCCCAATACCACCTTGCTCGCCTAGATAGACTAAATGAGCCAAGGCGTTGTAACCACCATTAAATAAACCATTGCTTTGATTGGGAGAATCGGCATTATTTGCCAAGTAACCGAGGGTTAAAGTTAAATCGTCAGTCATTTCCCAGTTAGTAGCTGCGCCACCGCCTCCCCGACGAAACAGAGGATTATACGACCCAAATAGCGAGGGAACTCCATTACCGTCATCGGCGATCAGTGCTGGGGTAACAGTGGCGGTAATATCGGTGTAGCCAATACCGACTGGGCCAACTACGAAGGAAAGAGAATCACTGACAGGAAAATAGTAACGGACATGGGGAATAATAAGATTATTATCGGTATCATTGTCGAAATTCAGACGTGACATGCCTGTACCCGTGGCGGTAGCAATTTGACTGTTGCCCTCAGCATCAAAAAAGTTACCAAATTCCAAACGAACTCGTAACAAATCTTTGCCTGTAAAGCTACTTTCAAAATTAAGACGACCACGATTGGCTAAATAAACTTCCGAGCGATCGCTATCTTGCCCTACACTATTACCAAAGCTATCGCTGACGGCAGTAATAATTTGAGCATTTAGTTTGGTAGTAGTTGTAAACTGTTGTACCTCTAAGGTTGATGTGCGTGTCTCCAACTCATCAACTCTTCCACCTAGGGTTGCTAGTTCGGCGGCAAAATCTGTCTGTAATCTTTGCAATACCGACAAGTCTTCTCCCTCGACTCGATTGCTGGTGCTGGTGGCAATTAACTGATTAATTTGGTTAAGACAGGCATTTAAACTGGCAGCAAACTCATAACGACTCAAAGTGCGATCGCCACGATAGGTAGAATCAGGATAACCTGCAATACAGCCATAGCGTTCGGTCAATGATTGTAAAGCCTGATATGCCCAGTCAGTCGGTCTTACATCAGATAGTTGAGAAACTGAAGGGACTTGTGCAACCAGAGTCGAATTATTATTATCACTCAAAGATTCTGCCGAGGCTAACGAAGATATGAATAATAAAATAGGGAAACTAAAGAATAAACTTTTTAGCATTAGGTTTAAATATTAGGATGCGAAAGAACAAGCCAGTAACCTTTGCAAAAGTAATTAGGTAAGGTAGGGACGTTTCGCGACGAGAAGTAGAGAGCTAGTCCTTTAGGGGAAACGCCCTTACATTAATTACATATCCTCCAATTCAATACCTTTGGTTTCCTTAATAAAAAAGAGAACGAAAAATAAGGAAATAGCGGCTGCAATTGTATAAAGACCGTAGGCAGCACCCAAGCCAAAATATTCCAATATGGGCGGAAAAGTAGTGGAAATAGCGAAATTGGCTATCCACTGAGCGCATGCAGCAACTGAAAGAGCAGCACCACGAATTTTGTTATTAAACATTTCTCCTAACAATACCCAGACCACTGGTCCCCAGGAAAATCCAAAACAAAATACATAGAGGTTGGCTGCTACCAAGGCAACAACACCTGGTGTTCCAGTTAAAGTAGGATTTCCCGCAGCATCTAAAGCAGCATTACCAAAAACATATGCCATCGTACCTAGGGTAATGGTCATACCGATCGAACCTAGAACTAGCAAAGGTTTACGACCAAATTTATCGACAAAGGCGATCGCAATTAAGGTAGTCACAATATTCACGGCGGCCGTAATTACCGTAATTGTTAGGGAATCTGCTTCGGAAAAACCGACTGCACGCCATAAAATGCTGCTGTAGTAGAAGATGACATTAATACCAACAAATTGCTGAAGTACGGATAAGCCGATACCGAACCAAACTATGGGCAGGAGTCCGCCACTTCTTGTCACAAGGTCGGAAAGCTTAGGTGGACGTTCTCGTAAAACTGTCTGCCGAATTTCCTTGACTTTTTGTCTAACGTCACCGCCCAAAATTTTGCCCAGAACTTTAATTGCTTCTTGTTCTTTTCCTTGGGCAACCAAGTATCGTGGTGATTCAGGAATCATAAA is a window from the Pleurocapsa minor HA4230-MV1 genome containing:
- a CDS encoding pentapeptide repeat-containing protein — encoded protein: MDREELLRRYAAGERDFTSANLRRVELQYVSLSGINLSGVDLSEARLFRIDLRGANLCGANLADTIIEDVDLRGANLCGANLDGTQIRRSSMEKANFENAIFVRTGMDDSRIDEANLRGVIFGETFFTRCVFGDAIVDINELRGCYLTQTSLPDGEIVTNVIQD
- a CDS encoding histone deacetylase, producing MISVIYSPEFLEHDTGYGHPEKAKRLTAIAEALKAVEWEDRLEWRLPTPVNSRNVLAYVQQIHTLEHIQRIQRVAEQGGGYLDGDTPISARSYDVALLAVSAWLDGVDRVLNQQPAFVLARPPGHHATRDTAMGFCLFSNAAIAAHYALSKPQIQRVGILDWDVHHGNGTEAIVRDNPNIAYCSLHQHPCYPGTGTEKAISGEYQNILNLPLKTGSAIADYQRLFEQEVMPFFNNWQPDLLIVSAGYDANDSDPLAGIMLQPEDYQILTEYVLNITKYPLFGLEGGYHLAALARSVVATLSTCL
- a CDS encoding iron uptake porin; this translates as MLKSLFFSFPILLFISSLASAESLSDNNNSTLVAQVPSVSQLSDVRPTDWAYQALQSLTERYGCIAGYPDSTYRGDRTLSRYEFAASLNACLNQINQLIATSTSNRVEGEDLSVLQRLQTDFAAELATLGGRVDELETRTSTLEVQQFTTTTKLNAQIITAVSDSFGNSVGQDSDRSEVYLANRGRLNFESSFTGKDLLRVRLEFGNFFDAEGNSQIATATGTGMSRLNFDNDTDNNLIIPHVRYYFPVSDSLSFVVGPVGIGYTDITATVTPALIADDGNGVPSLFGSYNPLFRRGGGGAATNWEMTDDLTLTLGYLANNADSPNQSNGLFNGGYNALAHLVYLGEQGGIGLAYSHGYSPGGEVNLTGGTGSILAISPFGDNIATSNHIIATQGFYQFSEQFQIHAWGGYTWANAENSNLSNLDNGIGETDSFFVNQGDNAQSWYGAVGLSFPDFGGEGNLPGILVGVPPHVNSSDVRKENNNAYHIEAFYRLRVNDNISVTPSFWTIFNPENNSNNDTLYVGALRTTFDF
- a CDS encoding dienelactone hydrolase family protein, whose product is MNKITQHRLVLASIFLITLLLSARTSWAKPNVNQMLALHRHDYPTPTAIALIEPQVPVTTESVEYVTIDGQAIKGYYAYPQNMTKPLPGILAIHEWWGLNENIEAMARRLAGEGYQVLAVDLYQGQIADTPEQASQLVKEVANNPFGAEANIAKAYDYLVSKKKATSVASIGWCFGGSWSLETALLFPQELDAAVIYYGGEVGEKTAEELSTLEMPILGIFGAEDSSIPLETVDQLRSTLKKLDKKAEILVYENAGHAFANPSGQNYVPEAAEKAWNKTTKFLSQYLN
- the rsmH gene encoding 16S rRNA (cytosine(1402)-N(4))-methyltransferase RsmH, which produces MDAQKLATFKHLSVLSRELIAGLDILPAGKYLDATAGGGGHSELILNQGQQIQLIAIDRDETAIAAVKARLANYYPQQLEFWQGNFADYQPKDILFDGIIADLGVSSPQLDLAERGFSFRNTAPLDMRMDRSQRTTAAEIVNHWKEVSLADLIYEYGEERFSRRIAKKIVQQRPFQTTTELAEAIASTVPGKYRHGRIHPATRTFQALRIEVNQELKSLEKFIAQAPNWLKPGGKIGIISFHSLEDRIVKHCFRNSELLEVITKKPITADRDEQRANPRSRSAKLRFAQRKEN
- a CDS encoding phosphomannomutase/phosphoglucomutase, with translation MNTIDWQKLQNGSDIRGVALAGVADEAVNLTPEVVKILGNAFVQWLTQQGNQPATDLTIAIGRDSRLSGESLSQAVIEGIAIAGCQVYNFDLASTPAMFMSTVTPGFNCDGAIMLTASHLPFNRNGLKFFTPQGGLGKSDITEILNIALNIAATGNFLSNVNQGKISSRDFISIYAARLVDTVRQGVNHPDHFEQPLTGLKIVVDAGNGAGGFYADKVLQPLGADITGSQFLDPDGMFPNHIPNPENQEAMTSICQAVVHHQADFGIIFDTDVDRVAAVDHQGNELNRNRLIALISAIVLQQYPGSTVVTDSITSDGLTQFIEHLGGKHHRFKRGYKNVIEESIRLNDSGVESWLAIETSGHGAMKENYFLDDGAYLATKLLVELAKTKQQGKLLTDLITDLKEPVTSEEFRLKIKAEDFQAYGDRVIAQLQEFASSQSDWTVVPNNYEGVRISCNSPTEDGWFLLRLSLHDPVIPLNIESNAPQGVDSIATRLLEFLQDFEALDLSALKN
- a CDS encoding transposase; this translates as MEYRRSRSPGSSYFFTLVTHNRRPILCQPENINLLRDSFKRVITKHPFTIDAIVILPDHLHCLWTLPPEDADFSTRWRLIKSWFSRRCDLQYQGQLSASRQSKQEKAIWQRRF
- a CDS encoding ribonucleotide-diphosphate reductase subunit beta, yielding MSANPIFNPGGDDRVENRSIWFGNTTNLMQLNDVRYSWATGLYQQMRENFWIPQKLDLTQDVTDYWNLTKEERRAYDGILSYLTFLDSVQTCNIPHIKSCVTAPEVSVCMAEQISQEGMHNQSYQYIIETVIPGDRRSSVYEFWRTDKILSDRCEFIASIYQKYIDNPTPENYFVSLLADYLLEGIYFYNGFIYFYNLASRMLMPGSADIFKMINRDELSHVRLYQKLLPEAMQLFPHSLEQIYEMFDTAVQHECLWTNHIVGDSVLGITESSTAHYTKYMANMRLRSIGLEPLYNDEQYKKSPYRHLERFSDTKKEGHTKANFFEAGVTSYVMSSGVGGWDEI
- a CDS encoding pentapeptide repeat-containing protein, which produces MDREELLKRYAAGERDFTGVDLSGANLMEVALEDIIFENAILRGTKFKWSLLDRAIFRNANLENANFMLAHLEGADFRGANLRNCIIVETTLIRANFKGAIGAGYVPAGGYTYKTILPDGSIDTCSDPGRDRAIAEGRTGFWDSE